One stretch of Corallococcus soli DNA includes these proteins:
- a CDS encoding ATP-binding cassette domain-containing protein has protein sequence MNDSGPDTLVFEEVAIAFEKGRRVLDGLSAEVSTRELTFIAGASGSGKSVLCRLAVGLLKPGAGSVTLLGERVDTQSERTLVGLRRRAPYLVQGPALLDWRTLRENVRLADPSAPEEAVESALEQVGLKEWADRLPPELGPGAKKRAAIARALVLKPRYLLLDEPTTGLDRRAATQVEAVLASLKQQGLGALVVSHDYRQLREIADRVLVVAKGRCAYLGTPEGFLESPAPELRTLTAPFMEGATDG, from the coding sequence GTGAATGACTCCGGTCCCGACACGCTGGTCTTCGAGGAGGTGGCCATCGCCTTCGAGAAGGGCCGCCGCGTGTTGGACGGCCTGAGCGCGGAGGTGTCCACGCGGGAGCTGACGTTCATCGCGGGGGCGAGCGGCTCCGGCAAGAGCGTGCTGTGCCGGCTGGCGGTCGGACTCTTGAAGCCCGGAGCCGGAAGCGTGACGTTGTTGGGGGAGCGGGTGGACACGCAGTCGGAGCGAACGCTGGTGGGGCTCCGCCGCCGGGCCCCGTACCTGGTGCAGGGACCGGCGCTGCTGGACTGGAGGACGCTGCGGGAGAACGTGCGGCTCGCGGACCCGAGCGCGCCGGAGGAAGCCGTGGAGTCAGCGCTGGAGCAGGTGGGGCTGAAGGAATGGGCGGACCGGCTGCCTCCGGAGCTGGGACCGGGCGCGAAGAAGCGGGCGGCCATCGCGAGGGCGCTGGTGCTCAAGCCGCGCTACCTGCTGTTGGACGAGCCGACGACGGGGTTGGACCGGAGGGCGGCGACGCAGGTGGAGGCGGTGCTCGCGTCGTTGAAGCAGCAGGGCCTGGGAGCACTGGTGGTGTCGCACGACTACCGGCAGCTGCGGGAGATCGCGGATCGGGTGTTGGTGGTGGCCAAGGGGCGCTGTGCATACCTGGGAACGCCTGAGGGCTTCCTGGAGTCCCCTGCCCCGGAGCTGCGGACGTTGACGGCGCCGTTCATGGAGGGCGCGACGGATGGATGA
- a CDS encoding MlaD family protein — protein sequence MDEQRLELKVGALVLATLVGVLVLLWLMGELTLGRGAKLEVDFAHTGNVVQGAPVKLGGVQVGKVDAIRLLADRRDAKGIPLPVRMDLSVEPSARGALRKDARVTVGTVGLLGEPYLELNPGNAEAPLAASEALRGVDAPRLDLLSEQLSRFVTLLSEMLEQDPEAVTGLAANVSRLAKTLDEVLTENKGDVKVLASELAAASRDLRQLSQLAKESLQPGGKGARLLDDASAVAAVMRKDLPGLTKSAGTTLEGLAAVTGPLTEEDGQQVKVALQRFTAAAGQLEQIATKADRVLGRLDAGEGTGGALLKDPALYDELRTLVTDLRKHPWKVLWKD from the coding sequence ATGGATGAGCAACGGCTGGAGTTGAAGGTGGGAGCGCTGGTGCTCGCGACGTTGGTCGGCGTGCTGGTGTTGCTGTGGTTGATGGGTGAGCTGACGCTGGGAAGGGGCGCGAAGCTGGAGGTGGACTTCGCGCACACGGGCAACGTGGTGCAGGGCGCCCCGGTGAAGCTGGGCGGCGTGCAGGTGGGCAAGGTGGACGCCATCCGGCTCCTGGCGGACCGGAGGGATGCGAAGGGAATCCCCCTCCCCGTCCGCATGGACCTGTCCGTGGAGCCCTCGGCCCGGGGAGCGCTGCGCAAGGACGCGCGGGTGACGGTGGGGACGGTGGGCCTGCTGGGCGAGCCCTATCTGGAGTTGAACCCGGGCAACGCGGAAGCCCCCCTGGCTGCGTCCGAGGCCCTGCGAGGCGTGGATGCTCCGCGCCTGGATCTGCTGTCGGAACAGCTCTCTCGCTTCGTGACGCTGTTGTCGGAGATGTTGGAGCAGGACCCCGAGGCGGTGACGGGGCTCGCGGCCAACGTGTCACGGTTGGCGAAGACGCTGGATGAGGTCCTGACCGAGAACAAGGGTGACGTGAAGGTGCTGGCGTCGGAGCTGGCGGCGGCCTCCCGGGACCTGCGCCAGTTGTCGCAGCTGGCAAAGGAGTCGCTCCAGCCCGGAGGCAAGGGGGCCCGGCTCCTGGATGACGCGTCGGCCGTGGCGGCGGTGATGCGAAAGGACCTGCCCGGGCTCACGAAGTCCGCCGGAACGACGCTGGAAGGACTGGCGGCGGTGACGGGCCCGCTGACGGAGGAAGACGGCCAGCAGGTCAAGGTGGCCCTCCAGCGGTTCACGGCCGCCGCCGGCCAACTGGAGCAGATCGCCACCAAGGCGGACCGCGTGCTGGGACGGCTGGACGCGGGAGAAGGCACGGGGGGCGCCCTGCTCAAAGACCCGGCGCTCTACGACGAGCTGCGCACCCTGGTCACGGATCTGCGCAAGCATCCGTGGAAGGTCTTGTGGAAGGACTGA
- a CDS encoding ATP-binding cassette domain-containing protein, translating into MELRAESLSLQHGPRTVLESIDARFPPGTRALLLGRSGSGKTTLLKALAGLLLPSRGRITWDGQDVAKLTAPERRKQQAAFGFVFQTDALFDSLTVRQNVMQPLLRRHVPEPEARERTEAVLKSVGLTDAADTLPERLSGGMKKRAGLARALAAKPAVLLADDPFAGLDPGTARQVARVLLDVAGTGTLLVAAPEAPLDLPLPRWLYLRAGRLVHDGAPAPELERTPDEALA; encoded by the coding sequence ATGGAACTGCGCGCCGAAAGCCTCTCCCTCCAGCACGGTCCCCGCACCGTGCTGGAGTCCATCGACGCCCGCTTCCCTCCCGGCACCCGGGCCCTGCTGCTGGGCCGCTCCGGTTCAGGCAAAACGACCCTGTTGAAAGCCCTCGCGGGGCTCCTGCTCCCGTCGCGGGGCCGTATCACCTGGGACGGGCAGGACGTCGCGAAGCTCACGGCCCCGGAGCGCCGCAAGCAACAGGCGGCCTTCGGGTTCGTCTTCCAGACGGATGCCCTCTTCGACTCGCTCACCGTGCGGCAGAACGTGATGCAGCCGCTGCTGCGCCGCCACGTCCCTGAGCCCGAGGCCCGCGAGCGCACCGAAGCGGTGCTGAAGTCCGTGGGCCTCACGGACGCGGCGGACACCCTCCCCGAACGCCTCTCCGGAGGCATGAAGAAGCGTGCGGGGCTCGCCCGGGCGTTGGCGGCGAAGCCTGCGGTGCTGCTCGCGGATGATCCATTCGCGGGCCTGGACCCGGGCACGGCGCGGCAGGTGGCGCGGGTGCTGCTGGACGTGGCGGGCACCGGGACGCTGCTTGTGGCCGCGCCAGAGGCCCCCCTGGACCTCCCCCTGCCCCGCTGGCTGTACCTGCGCGCAGGCCGACTGGTGCACGATGGGGCCCCGGCGCCGGAACTCGAACGGACGCCGGACGAGGCCCTCGCATGA
- a CDS encoding serine/threonine protein kinase: MLPMNATRLPSLVLISCLGFGCTASGVSIRPDGGPGPQPCSEKALEAMKILQLRPGDSSSAEIDANQSHQQGITVNDGPVESYLTEDLGPLSPVTRLYGQIWTGGPNVVIRYYEARPPDGETIPICAVARLGRGGLLKKPGPRPGSAVLEFSRTGIYIVDSFR, from the coding sequence ATGCTCCCGATGAACGCAACGCGCTTACCGTCCCTTGTCCTCATCTCGTGCCTCGGCTTCGGCTGCACGGCCTCCGGTGTTTCCATCCGTCCGGATGGAGGCCCCGGCCCCCAGCCGTGCTCGGAAAAAGCACTGGAGGCGATGAAGATCTTGCAGCTCCGGCCGGGTGACAGCTCGTCTGCGGAGATCGATGCAAACCAAAGTCATCAACAAGGGATCACGGTCAATGATGGCCCCGTCGAGAGCTATCTGACCGAAGACCTGGGGCCTCTATCCCCAGTGACCCGCCTGTACGGGCAGATCTGGACCGGCGGACCGAATGTCGTCATCCGCTACTACGAAGCGCGCCCCCCGGATGGTGAGACGATCCCGATCTGCGCCGTGGCTCGACTCGGCCGTGGCGGCCTGCTGAAGAAGCCAGGTCCTCGCCCTGGAAGCGCGGTGCTCGAGTTCTCTCGTACAGGCATCTACATCGTTGATTCGTTCCGCTGA
- a CDS encoding non-ribosomal peptide synthetase — protein MTLDRARSASEPALDGVPSTPTEDTLARLWASVLEVERVGLHDDFFELGGHSLLGTQLISRVNETFRLRMPISQIFDTPTLALMAEAVEAARRGDVSEDGPALAPFPHEGDQPLSFGQERILFVEQLHPGTTAFRIPGAYRITSPLDVGLLERCLTELTRRHESLRTVFAPTQAGFVTRLQPARPFVLTQVDVSHLPAAEQAAELARRTREELERPLELTTGPLIQGTLLRFGEQEHLLLLTLHHIVSDGVSMTVLLRELRTLYEDLSAGRPPSLPPLPIQYAEFATWQRQWLQDDRLEPLLTYWRKQLAGAPLLLELPLDRPRPPVHRLKGHTHSFRLTPAFSQAIVDLCRQENVTLFMGLLAGFSALLHRYTGQQDLIIGTPLAGRIRPELEGLIGLFVNTLALRQDLSGNPSFIELMRRVRETTVGAYAHQELPFEKLVSDIHPERVLSHALVVQVMFVLQTPTLEAHPSTALRMTTAAEPWELRTGTSKCDLTLFMTQSPEGLKATFEYDTDLFDAGRIQRMASHLQTLLEAAVAQPSRPIAALPLLPEDEHHRVLRSWNDATAAFPRDFCIHEHFAVQAVRTPNAPAVTFGPLTLSYRQLDERSNQLAWHLRSLGVGPEVLVGLCVERSVDLVVGMLGILKAGGAYLPLDDSHPAERLAFMLQDARVNVLLVHQHKRERLPVFAGTTVCLDSDTNALGRLPTTPLPRTSGPENLAYVIFTSGSTGRPKGSAIVHRGVLALAFDRLLHPFSPEDRVAQASNASFDPSTFEIWGALLHGAHLVGITANPAHSPQDFAAQVRDTRASVMFVTTAVLHLLARQVPGAFAGLKTLVFGGEAADPLALREVLQHGPPRRLVNGYGPTECTVFSSCHLLDAPPALGVPVPIGRPLSNGPLFILDALLQPVPIGVAGELYVSGERLGRGYFDRPELTALTYRPHPFASTPGARLYKTGDRARFLPDGRVEYLGRADHQVKVRGYRVELGEIEEALRLHPTVKDASVIAVEAGGDRRLAAYLVPVASAALPDSAVLRAWLRERLPEHMMPASFTPLAALPLTVNGKVDRRALPAPAPASGDAHSYVPPTTPAEFVLCRLWASLLDVERVGLNDNFFHLGGHSLLATQLVSRIRSELGVEVALRVLFSGPTVAQLAQHLGARSQDEGPRAVPALVRAPRDRALPLSYAQERLYRFFLRAPTSSAYNIPYGHRLQGPLRVEALRGALQALLERHESMRVRFLEEDGHRVQQVVPAGDFPWCFTDLREQPAPEDAAWRHIHADAATPFDLTKDPLVRASLLRVKDDEHLLLLCVHHIAADGWSLGVIARELGAVYAALSQGSTADLAPLAVQYPDYAAWQRSWLTGPELDRRLAYWKRSLAGAPTELALPTDHPRPPERTFSGVRRPVQLGRERSDALHALCRREQVTPFMALLSAFGVVLARRSGQEEVVIGSPIANRLLPELEPLIGMFVNGLCLRINLRGSPGFRTLLQQVREETLGAYAHQEVPLDLVVASLGAQLPTNRSPVFQAMFVLQNTPEAPFELPGLTVTRVVVSRGSATYELALSLTELDDGFTGALEFNTDLFEASTAEGLHTEFLGVLDAVLAEPDLPVGLASRPS, from the coding sequence ATGACGTTGGACCGCGCCCGTTCCGCCTCCGAGCCCGCCCTTGATGGCGTGCCGTCCACGCCCACCGAGGACACGCTCGCCCGGCTCTGGGCGTCGGTCCTGGAGGTCGAGCGCGTTGGCCTCCACGACGACTTCTTCGAGCTCGGCGGCCACTCCCTCCTCGGCACGCAGCTCATCTCGCGCGTCAACGAGACCTTCCGCCTGCGGATGCCCATTTCGCAGATCTTCGACACGCCGACCCTCGCCCTCATGGCGGAGGCCGTCGAAGCCGCTCGGCGCGGCGACGTGTCCGAGGACGGGCCCGCGCTCGCCCCCTTCCCGCATGAGGGCGATCAACCGCTCTCCTTCGGGCAGGAGCGGATCCTGTTCGTGGAGCAGCTCCACCCGGGAACCACCGCCTTCCGGATTCCCGGCGCCTACCGCATCACCTCGCCGCTCGACGTCGGCCTGCTGGAGCGCTGCCTCACCGAACTGACCCGTCGCCACGAATCACTTCGGACCGTCTTCGCGCCCACCCAGGCCGGCTTCGTCACGCGGCTCCAGCCCGCCCGTCCCTTCGTCCTCACGCAGGTGGATGTCAGCCACCTGCCCGCCGCCGAACAGGCAGCGGAGTTGGCCCGGCGGACGCGCGAGGAGCTTGAACGTCCACTGGAGCTGACCACGGGCCCGCTGATCCAGGGCACCCTGCTCCGCTTCGGTGAACAGGAGCACCTGCTCCTCCTCACCCTGCACCACATCGTCTCGGACGGCGTGTCCATGACGGTCCTCCTGCGTGAGCTGCGAACCCTCTACGAGGACCTCTCCGCGGGAAGGCCCCCATCCCTCCCCCCACTCCCCATCCAATACGCCGAGTTCGCCACCTGGCAGCGGCAATGGCTCCAGGACGACAGGTTGGAGCCACTGCTGACCTATTGGCGCAAGCAACTGGCTGGCGCACCGCTCCTGCTGGAGCTGCCCCTGGATCGGCCCCGTCCGCCTGTCCACCGCCTCAAGGGCCACACGCACTCGTTCCGGCTCACCCCTGCGTTCTCCCAGGCCATCGTGGACCTCTGCCGTCAGGAGAACGTCACGCTGTTCATGGGCCTGCTCGCGGGCTTCAGCGCCCTGCTGCACCGCTACACGGGCCAGCAGGACCTCATCATCGGGACACCGCTTGCCGGGCGGATCCGGCCTGAACTCGAAGGGCTGATCGGCCTCTTCGTCAACACGCTCGCGCTGCGGCAGGACCTGTCAGGCAACCCCAGCTTCATTGAGTTGATGCGGCGCGTGCGGGAGACCACGGTCGGCGCCTATGCCCACCAGGAACTCCCCTTCGAGAAGCTCGTCTCGGACATCCACCCCGAGCGCGTCCTCAGTCACGCGCTGGTCGTTCAGGTGATGTTCGTCCTCCAGACCCCGACCCTGGAGGCACATCCGTCCACCGCGCTCCGGATGACCACGGCCGCGGAGCCGTGGGAGCTGCGCACCGGGACGTCGAAGTGCGACCTGACGCTCTTCATGACGCAGTCACCGGAGGGACTGAAGGCGACCTTCGAGTACGACACCGACCTCTTCGATGCCGGGCGCATCCAGCGCATGGCCTCCCACCTCCAGACGCTCCTGGAGGCCGCCGTCGCCCAGCCTTCGCGCCCCATCGCAGCCCTTCCGCTGCTCCCCGAGGATGAACACCACCGCGTCCTCCGCTCCTGGAATGACGCCACCGCCGCCTTCCCGCGCGACTTCTGCATCCACGAACACTTCGCCGTCCAGGCAGTCCGCACGCCGAACGCACCCGCCGTCACCTTCGGCCCCCTCACCCTCTCCTATCGACAGCTTGATGAGCGCTCCAACCAGCTCGCCTGGCACCTGCGCTCGCTCGGCGTCGGGCCCGAAGTCCTCGTGGGCCTGTGCGTGGAACGCTCCGTCGACCTCGTCGTCGGCATGCTCGGCATCCTCAAGGCCGGCGGAGCGTACCTGCCCCTTGACGACTCCCACCCCGCCGAACGCCTCGCCTTCATGCTCCAGGACGCGCGGGTCAACGTCCTGCTCGTGCACCAGCACAAGCGCGAGCGGCTCCCTGTCTTCGCCGGCACCACCGTCTGCCTCGACAGCGACACGAACGCTCTGGGGCGCCTGCCCACCACGCCCCTGCCACGCACCTCCGGGCCGGAGAACCTCGCCTACGTCATCTTCACCTCGGGCTCCACCGGCAGACCCAAGGGCAGCGCCATCGTCCACCGTGGTGTCCTGGCCCTGGCCTTCGACCGGCTGCTCCATCCGTTCTCGCCCGAGGACCGCGTCGCCCAGGCCTCCAATGCCTCCTTCGACCCCAGTACCTTCGAGATCTGGGGCGCCCTGCTGCACGGGGCCCACTTGGTAGGCATCACGGCGAACCCCGCCCATTCGCCCCAGGACTTCGCCGCCCAGGTGCGGGACACCCGGGCCTCCGTGATGTTCGTCACCACGGCGGTGCTCCACCTGCTCGCACGCCAGGTGCCCGGCGCCTTCGCTGGCCTCAAGACGCTCGTCTTCGGTGGCGAGGCAGCCGACCCGCTCGCCCTTCGCGAGGTCCTCCAGCACGGCCCACCCCGGCGCCTCGTCAACGGCTACGGGCCCACCGAGTGCACCGTCTTCTCGTCCTGCCACCTGCTCGACGCGCCTCCCGCGCTCGGCGTCCCCGTCCCCATCGGGCGGCCCCTCTCCAACGGTCCCCTCTTCATCCTCGACGCCCTGTTGCAGCCCGTGCCCATTGGCGTCGCGGGAGAGCTGTACGTCTCCGGCGAGCGCCTGGGCCGCGGTTACTTCGACCGCCCCGAGCTCACCGCGCTCACCTACCGTCCTCATCCCTTCGCCTCCACACCGGGCGCGCGCCTGTACAAGACGGGGGACCGCGCCCGCTTCCTTCCGGACGGCCGCGTCGAGTACCTGGGCCGCGCCGATCACCAGGTGAAGGTGCGGGGCTACCGCGTCGAGCTGGGCGAGATCGAGGAGGCCCTCCGCCTCCACCCCACCGTCAAGGACGCCTCCGTCATCGCTGTCGAGGCCGGCGGCGACCGGCGGCTCGCCGCCTACCTCGTCCCCGTCGCCAGCGCCGCACTGCCCGACAGCGCCGTGCTGCGCGCGTGGCTGCGCGAGCGCCTCCCCGAACACATGATGCCCGCGTCCTTCACACCGCTCGCCGCGTTGCCGCTCACCGTCAACGGCAAGGTGGACCGCCGCGCCCTTCCGGCCCCCGCGCCCGCGAGCGGAGACGCGCACAGCTACGTTCCGCCGACCACGCCCGCCGAGTTCGTGCTCTGTCGTCTCTGGGCCTCGCTGCTCGACGTCGAGCGCGTGGGGCTGAACGACAACTTCTTCCACCTGGGGGGCCACTCCCTCCTCGCCACCCAGCTCGTCTCGCGCATCCGTTCGGAGCTGGGCGTGGAGGTGGCCCTGCGGGTCCTCTTCAGCGGGCCCACGGTCGCGCAGCTGGCGCAGCATCTGGGCGCGCGCTCCCAGGATGAAGGTCCTCGCGCGGTGCCTGCCCTGGTGCGAGCACCTCGCGACCGCGCGCTGCCGTTGTCGTACGCGCAGGAGCGCCTGTACCGCTTCTTCCTCCGCGCCCCCACGTCGAGCGCCTACAACATCCCCTACGGCCATCGACTCCAGGGACCGCTGCGGGTCGAGGCGCTGCGCGGAGCCCTGCAGGCCCTGCTCGAACGGCATGAGTCCATGCGGGTCCGGTTCCTGGAGGAGGACGGACATCGGGTCCAGCAGGTCGTCCCCGCGGGCGACTTCCCGTGGTGCTTCACGGACCTGCGCGAACAGCCGGCCCCGGAAGACGCAGCGTGGCGACACATCCATGCCGATGCGGCGACGCCGTTCGACCTCACGAAGGATCCGCTGGTGCGTGCCTCGCTCCTGCGCGTGAAGGACGACGAGCACCTGCTCCTGCTGTGCGTGCACCACATCGCCGCGGACGGTTGGTCCCTGGGCGTCATCGCCCGGGAGCTGGGAGCCGTGTACGCGGCGCTGTCCCAGGGAAGCACGGCAGACCTGGCGCCCCTCGCCGTGCAGTACCCCGACTACGCGGCGTGGCAGCGGTCGTGGCTCACCGGTCCCGAACTGGACCGACGCCTCGCCTACTGGAAGCGGTCCCTCGCGGGGGCGCCCACCGAACTCGCGCTGCCCACCGACCACCCCCGGCCTCCGGAGCGCACGTTCAGTGGCGTCCGTCGCCCGGTCCAGTTGGGTCGAGAGCGCAGCGACGCCCTCCATGCCCTGTGCCGGCGCGAACAGGTGACGCCGTTCATGGCCTTGTTGTCCGCGTTCGGTGTCGTGCTCGCGCGCCGCTCCGGACAGGAGGAGGTCGTCATCGGCTCGCCCATCGCGAACCGGCTCCTGCCGGAGCTGGAGCCGCTCATCGGCATGTTCGTCAACGGCCTGTGCCTGCGCATCAACC
- a CDS encoding MlaE family ABC transporter permease: MAAPVSSAALAWLGRSVLGAVEGVGALALVAGRTAWALPRLERRELARGLVQFGYGSLPLALATAAMAGVIVVVQAGIYIQRFGARAFLGWAAGYGVLWEFGPLLLGLIMSARIGARNAAELATLKVGGQIEGLRGIGLDPFALLVAPRVVAMEVSMLALSTFTFLVAILCEAVAAKLTLNLPLRVFFGTFADMLSPFDIVGGVVKTGAFGLAISLVSTAVGLRAKGGARAVGEAAASAVVLGCAAIFLLDFLLTTLLSRWS; this comes from the coding sequence GTGGCAGCACCCGTGAGCAGCGCGGCCCTGGCCTGGCTGGGACGTTCGGTGCTGGGTGCCGTGGAGGGCGTAGGCGCGCTGGCGCTGGTCGCGGGACGCACGGCCTGGGCCCTGCCACGACTGGAGCGACGCGAACTGGCACGGGGCCTGGTGCAGTTCGGCTACGGCTCCCTGCCCCTGGCGCTGGCGACGGCGGCGATGGCGGGCGTCATCGTGGTGGTGCAGGCGGGGATCTACATCCAGCGGTTCGGCGCCAGGGCCTTCCTGGGGTGGGCCGCGGGGTACGGCGTGCTCTGGGAGTTCGGCCCGCTCCTGCTGGGGCTGATCATGTCGGCGCGCATCGGCGCCCGGAACGCGGCGGAGCTGGCCACGCTGAAGGTGGGCGGACAGATCGAAGGCCTGCGCGGCATCGGCCTGGATCCGTTCGCGCTGTTGGTGGCGCCCCGGGTCGTGGCGATGGAGGTGAGCATGCTGGCGCTGAGCACGTTCACCTTCCTGGTGGCCATCCTCTGCGAAGCGGTGGCGGCGAAGCTCACGTTGAACCTGCCGCTGCGGGTGTTCTTCGGGACGTTCGCGGACATGCTGAGCCCCTTTGACATCGTGGGGGGCGTGGTGAAGACGGGGGCGTTCGGTCTGGCCATCTCGCTGGTGTCCACGGCGGTGGGGCTCCGAGCAAAGGGCGGAGCCCGGGCCGTGGGCGAAGCGGCGGCGAGCGCGGTGGTGCTGGGGTGCGCGGCCATCTTCCTCCTGGACTTCCTGCTGACGACGCTGCTGTCCAGGTGGTCGTGA
- a CDS encoding MlaE family ABC transporter permease, with protein sequence MKRVLTFFGAPGVMLARTVRASLREGVPWRETLAQVHALGGRSVWLVMSGMAFFGAVLVTIANAQAKKLIGNVAVLGPAYFEMLVRELGPAVSALLTAARAGASHSAELSTMSVNEQVEALEMSAGDPYADLVAPRVLAGVVGVPMLCVLGTVAATLSAVVVASLAFDIDGRAFMDARYVDGWDVLVAVLKAVGCGLYIPLAAAVAGLKARGGAEAVGEATTDGVVAASLGCLLIDLTVSLAFQFVRL encoded by the coding sequence ATGAAGCGCGTGCTGACCTTCTTCGGAGCGCCGGGGGTGATGCTGGCGCGGACGGTGCGGGCGAGCCTGCGGGAGGGAGTGCCCTGGCGGGAGACCCTCGCGCAGGTGCACGCGCTGGGCGGGCGCAGCGTGTGGCTGGTGATGTCAGGCATGGCCTTCTTCGGGGCGGTGCTGGTGACGATCGCCAACGCGCAGGCGAAGAAGCTCATCGGCAACGTGGCGGTGCTGGGGCCGGCGTACTTCGAGATGCTGGTGCGGGAGCTGGGCCCGGCGGTGTCGGCCCTGCTGACGGCGGCGCGGGCCGGCGCGAGCCACTCCGCCGAGCTGTCCACGATGAGCGTGAACGAGCAGGTGGAGGCGCTGGAGATGTCAGCGGGGGACCCGTACGCGGACCTCGTGGCGCCCCGGGTGCTGGCGGGGGTGGTGGGCGTGCCGATGCTCTGCGTGCTGGGAACGGTGGCGGCGACCCTGTCGGCGGTGGTGGTGGCGAGTCTGGCATTCGACATCGACGGCCGGGCGTTCATGGACGCCAGATACGTGGATGGGTGGGATGTGCTGGTGGCGGTGCTGAAGGCGGTGGGCTGCGGGCTCTACATCCCGCTCGCGGCGGCGGTGGCGGGGCTCAAGGCCCGGGGCGGCGCCGAGGCCGTGGGCGAAGCCACGACGGACGGCGTGGTGGCGGCGAGCCTGGGATGTCTGTTGATTGACCTGACGGTGTCGCTTGCGTTCCAGTTCGTGCGCCTGTGA
- a CDS encoding DUF2381 family protein — protein MPTFLFGCLLKLGLCALLMVSWTAQAQAPRCLPLSEAPRPRSIYLSMNPKDEATEIRVAGGVATTLRFPTASDPARTMLLGWEGRFEPLVIGGRTLVIVPLQNLAPDDRFLLRVTLLDGTEIPFTVASAKPWVDGQVDVYPNPEAPDAVRSALEEKRKEIKSLRAENLRQREEETSVEHALAALLARDEVRMTPFKEDHKWLLSDEAVEVEIAVLVPRGKVARQKAAVVFTVTNKDPVNPWKLQTARLTTWTSREPRPFALRTTHPTIAPGATGRIAVVTDLASFDANRDGDRRVLEIFRDDGLRQAYVEFLAADRR, from the coding sequence ATGCCTACCTTCCTCTTCGGCTGCCTGCTGAAACTGGGGCTGTGCGCGCTCCTGATGGTGTCCTGGACTGCGCAAGCACAAGCGCCACGCTGTCTGCCGCTCTCCGAGGCGCCGCGACCGAGAAGTATCTACCTTTCGATGAACCCGAAGGACGAAGCGACGGAGATCCGCGTTGCAGGAGGCGTGGCGACCACGCTCCGTTTCCCCACTGCTTCCGACCCGGCCCGAACCATGCTCCTGGGATGGGAGGGGCGGTTCGAGCCTCTGGTCATCGGAGGAAGAACGTTGGTCATCGTTCCACTCCAAAACCTTGCTCCAGATGATCGCTTTCTCCTGCGGGTGACGCTCCTGGACGGCACGGAGATCCCCTTCACCGTCGCTTCCGCGAAGCCCTGGGTGGACGGTCAGGTTGACGTCTACCCCAATCCAGAAGCCCCGGATGCGGTTCGGAGCGCGCTTGAGGAAAAGCGGAAGGAGATCAAATCACTCCGGGCGGAGAACCTTCGGCAGCGCGAAGAAGAAACATCGGTCGAGCATGCCCTTGCAGCGCTCCTGGCAAGGGATGAAGTCAGGATGACTCCCTTCAAAGAAGACCATAAGTGGCTCCTGAGCGATGAGGCAGTCGAGGTTGAGATTGCCGTCCTTGTGCCCAGAGGAAAGGTGGCACGGCAGAAGGCTGCCGTCGTGTTCACCGTGACGAACAAGGACCCCGTCAACCCGTGGAAGCTACAGACCGCGCGGCTCACCACCTGGACGTCCAGGGAGCCAAGGCCCTTCGCGCTCCGCACGACCCATCCCACCATCGCGCCAGGGGCCACCGGACGAATCGCGGTGGTCACGGACCTTGCCTCGTTCGACGCAAACAGGGACGGCGACAGGCGGGTCCTTGAAATATTCAGGGATGACGGGCTCCGGCAGGCCTATGTCGAATTCCTGGCTGCAGACCGGCGTTGA